Within Streptomyces antibioticus, the genomic segment CCGGGGTATTCGGGGGGTTCCGGTGTGGCGGGGTGGGTCGGTCCCCTCGTCGTCGCCGTGGTGGCCGGGGTTCTGCGGTTCTGGGAGTTGGGGCGGCCTCGGGGGCTGGTGTTCGACGAGACGTATTACGCCAAGGACGCCTGGGCGTTGCTGCGGCTCGGGTATGAGGGGAGCTGGCCGGATCGGAAGACTGCCGATCCGGGGATCCTGGCGGATCCGCAGGTCGTGCCGCTCTCCGACGCCGGGGCCTTCGTCGCGCATCCGCCCGCCGGGAAGTGGGTGATCGCCGTCGGGGAGTGGGGGTTCGGGCTCGATCCCTTCGGCTGGCGGTTCATGACGGCGCTTCTCGGCACCCTGTCCGTGCTGATGCTGTGCCGTATCGGGCGGCGGTTGTTCCGGTCCACCGTGTTGGGGTGTCTGGCCGGCGCCCTGATGGCCGTCGACGGTCTGCATCTGGTGATGAGCCGGACCGCGCTGCTCGATCTCGTCGTCATGTTCTTCGTCCTGGCGGCGTTCGGGTGTCTGCTGCTCGACCGGGACGGGGCGCGGGCGCGGCTCGCCGATGCGCTCCCGGAGGACGGGGACGGGGACGGGCACGTACGGCCGGATCCCGATGTGGGCGGGCGGGCCACTGCCGGGTGGCGGCCCTGGCGGATCGCGGCCGGGTGTCTGCTGGGGCTCGCCGCCGCCACCAAGTGGAACGGGCTTTATTTTCTTGCCTTCTTCGTGGTGCTCACGCTCCTCTGGGACGTCGGCGCGCGGCGCGTCGCCGGGGCCCGGCGTCCGTACCGGGCGGTGCTGCGCAGGGACGCCGGACCGGCGCTGCTGTCGCTCGTGCCGGTCGCCGTGGTGACGTATCTGGTGACGTGGACGGGCTGGTTCCTGTCCGACGACGGCTACGGGCGGCACTGGGCCGACGGCCGCGGCGGCCCCTGGTCGTGGATACCGGCTCCGCTGCGGAGTCTGTGGCACTACGAGGCTCTGGTGTACCGGTTCAACGTCGGGCTTCATACGCCGCACAAGTACGAGTCCAATCCCTGGAGTTGGCTCGTGCTCGGCCGGCCCGTGCTGTTTCACTACGAGTCGTCGGGAGGCGGCCGTGTGCAGACCGTTCTCGCCCTCGGTACGCCGCTGTTGTGGTGGACGGCGTGCGCCGCGCTCGGGTACCTGCTCTACCGGTGGGCGCTGCGCCGTGACTGGCGGGCCGGGGCGGTCCTGTGCGCGGTGGGCGCCGGGTATCTGCCCTGGTTCCTGTACCAGGACCGCACCGTCTTCTCCTTCTACGCCGTCGTCTTCGTGCCGTATCTCTGTCTGGCCGTGGCGATGCTGCTGGGTGCGCTGCTCGGGCCGCCGGGGGCGGGGCGGCCGAGGCGGGTGCGGGGTGCGGTGGCCGCGGGGGTGCTCGTGCTGCTCATCGTCTGGAACTTCGTCTACTTCTACCCGCTCTACACCGGGCAGAGCATTCCCTACGACGGCTGGCGGGCCCGGATGTGGCTCGACACCTGGGTGTGACGCTCACGCTCCGGGGCCGCCTCAACCGCCGCACGCCGTGCGGATCTTGTAGAACGTGCTCAGGTAACGGGCGTGGTACGTCGCGTCGGCGATGCGGACCAGTGCCTCGTCGGCCGAACGCAGCGACGAGCCGATGAAGTTGGCGCTCCCGGTGTAGACGCGGGGCGTCAGGTCGCCGTTGTAGTCGCCGTCGATCAGCATCTCCTTGTTGTGCGGACGTACGTCGATACCGGGGCCGTTGGGGATACGGCAGCGGCGGTGCTGGATGCCGGCGGCGGTCAGCCGGGTGGTGATCGCGGAGTCGCTCTCGGCGTAGACGATGTCGATCCAGCAGCCCCTGGCGCGGAGTTGGGCGAGTTTCTGGGCGACCTGGACGCGTGAGCCGAAGAAGCTGTGCATCACGATGCGGATGTCGGTCTGGTGGCGCAGCCCGTCCGTGCCGGTGTAGGCGCAGCGGACCTCGTCGAGCGCGTTGACGACGGTGTCCGTGGCCGGGTTGTAGTAGGAGCGGTCGGCGCGCGGGAAGAAGAAGGCGCGGTACGGCGATCCGGTCGGGGTGGAGAAGTACGCGTTGTTGTTGCCGCGGACGAGGGTGCGGCCGACGCGGAGCCTCTCGTGGTAGGTGACGTACCCGTCGTACACCGCGTTGTCGGCGAAGGTGACGGCGTCGTTGAAGGACTCGACCTTGTACCAGTGGGAGAGGTTCGAGGAGGTCTGGAAGACGACCTTGGAGTAGCTGGTGCCGTCGTCGAAGGGGCCGATCCGGGAGAAGACGAAGAACTTGTTGTGGTTGTACGCCGGTTGGGGCGGGGCGACGGCCAGGCAGCCGCGCTGGACGTCGTCCACGCCGTCGGCGTCCTCGAACCGGTCGTCGCAGACGACGATCCAGGAGCGGGCGGAGTCGTTGGTGCCGAGGCCCGCCTTGAGCGCCTGGTAGGGGGCGTTGGGGTACTCGACGCCGTCGCCGTTGACGTACGTGGAGTCGTCCACGACGAGCCGGACGTCGACGCCGCGCCGGTGGGCGGCGAGCAGGGCGTTCGCGACCTCCTGGTCGTTGAACTCCAGGACGGCGCCGCGGATCTGGGCGCCCGCCGGGGTCGCGTCGATGAGCTGGACGAGCTGGGTGAAGACCGCCTTCTGCTGGGCCGGGGTGCCCAGCGGGTCGTTGAAGACGGGGCCGCCGACGACCGGCTTGGTCAGCGCGGCGGCCGGGGCCGCACCGGCGAGGACGAGGGTCGCCACCAGGGTCAGGACGGCGGCGACGGCGGCAGCGGCCGTGCCGGGCACCGTGCGTGGACAACGGGCGGAATGCGGTCGCTTCGTCGCAGGCGTCATCGTCGCTTTCCTACTTTCACGGACCTTCACCGGGCCTTCACCAGGCATGCACCGGGCATGCACGGGAACAGTGAGATGAATTGCCCGTGAAGACACGTAAAAGCTCGTAAAAGTAGGAAAGTCATCCGAAAATCGGCGCTTCGGCCGTACGCCCTGGCCTCAATGAGTGACGCGGCGTCAGTCGTCCGGCCACAGCGACGGCGTCGGAGGCCCGCCCGTGACCCGGTGGTACGCGGCCCGCGCGTGGACGACGCGGGCGAGGGCCGTGCCGAGGAGCGTGGCCGCGCACAGGCAGGACAGCCACAGGGTGTCCCGGTGCCCGGCCCAGGTGAGGGTGCCGGCCGGCGGGATCGCGAAGCCGTTGAGGAACAGCCAGCACAGCACGGCCGTCCCGGGCGCCGCCGTGAAGCGGGCGCACACACCGAGCAGCGCGGCCAGCAGGGACAGCGCGGCGAGGGCGAGGCCGGGGTGGTCCGTGCCCACCAGGAACGTGTGGACGGCGACCAGGGCCAGCGCCCCGCCGCAGGCGGTGGCCCACACCAGCGGTGTCGCGACGGGACGGGGCACGGGACGCGAGCCGGTCCGGAACGCCACCCACTCGACCATGCTCCACGTCTCCTTCCGGTCCTCCCCAGGCCCGCGGGGCACCGGCCGCCACGCCGTCGTGGACCTCGGCCATTGTCCCACTCGGCGGTCGGGCCCCTGTCCCGCCGCCGGAATTCCGCGCTGGCTAGGGTGTCAGGGGCCGTTGTTCGACGTAACGTCGCTTTCGGACAGCGCACAACATGCAGGACTCAGCAGACAGGGGGCAGTCGTGGGTGGTCCGCGCCTGAGCAGTACGCCGTTGCCGGGGATCGGGGTCCGCTACGACCTGACCACGCGGGAACAGCGCCGGGTGTCCGTCGTCGCGCACCGCGACGGCGCCCGCACGTTCAACGCCTACCAGGAGGACGATCCGGACGCCTGCGCCCTGTCGGTGCGGCTGACCGCGAACGAGGCGGGGGCGCTCATCGACGCGATGATGCCGACGCACCACAGCCCGAACCTGCTGTACACCACCGAGCTGGGACTGGTGGCCGAGCGCATCGAGCTGCCGTCGGTCTCGTACTGGAACGGGCGGCTCCTCGGCGACACCCATATGCGCACCGAGACCGGGGTGTCGATCGTGGCGGTGCTGCGCCGCGCCGAGGCCGTGCCGTCGCCGAAGCCGGACTTCCGGCTGGTCGGCGGCGACATCCTCATCGTGATCGGCACCCGGGAGGGCGTCGACGCGGCGGCGGCGATCCTCGAACGGGAGTGACCGGGACCCCGCAGCCGGCCGGCGGTCTCACACCGGGCGCAGCGGGCGCGCCGGCCAGTCCAGCAGCCGTGCCCCGATCACGGCCGTGTGGATCATGTACCGCTGGGCCGGGTCGGTCGGGTCCGCGCCGGTCAGCGCGTGGACCCGGTCGAGCCGGTAGGTGAGGGCCCGCACGCTGAGCGACAGCCGCCGGGCCGCCGCCGCGGCCACGCACCCGGTGTCGAAGTAGGCGCCGAGGGTCTCCAGCCAGGGCACCGCTCCCCCGCGGGCCCCCTCCAGCGGCCCGAGGACGTTGTGGACCAGGTCGACCAGCGCCTGCCGGTCCCGCGCGAGCACCGGGAAGACGAGCATGTCGGCGGCGCGCAGCAGCGGCTCGTCGAAGCCCATCCGCTGGGCCACGTCCAGCGCGTTGAGCGCCTCCTCGTAGCTGTGGCCGATGCCGAGCGTGCCGGGCCGCGGGCGGCCGATCGCGGCCTGGGCCCGGTCACCGACGGCGGCGTAGGCGTGCTTGGCGAAGTGGGTGAGGACGTCGTCCTGGTCGGAGGGGGCGACACACACCATCCGGCCGTCCTTGGTGGTGAACAGGATGCGCCGGTTCTCGAACCGGGCGAACAGCTCGCTCGCCACCTGACGGGGCACGGGGTCCGTCTCGTCGTACTTCTCGGGGCCCTCGGCGACCGCGACCGCGTGGGCGCGGGACAGCCGGAACCCGAACCGTTCGGAGCGGGCGGCGAGCGCGCCGGAGTCGCCGCGACCGTGCAGGAGGTCGTCGATGAACTCCCGGCGGGCCGCCTCCTCCTTGCGGATCACGAGGCGCTGCGCGCGCTCGTAGCCGTCGGCGAAGGCGTCCATGGCCTGTTCGACGACGGCCAGGACACTGTCCGGGTCGGCCGCCCGCGGCCTGCCTTCGCGGCCGACCACGAGATGGGCGCGCACCAGGCCGCGCCAGCCGTGCCCGGCCTCGGCGGCCCGCGCGCCGAGCGCCCGGCGGGACTCCAGTTCGTCGCGGGTCAGCCGGCGGCCGGTGGTGGCGGCGTCCGCGACGATCTGCTGGAAGCCGTCGAGGAACGGTGCGTAGGGCAGGCCCTCGTCGGCACCGGCCGCCTCGGGGGTCTCGGCCTCGCGCGGTTCTTGAGCAGCCGGCTCCGGCGCCGGGAAGGCGGCCGCCGCGCCGGGCGCGAACACCGGCCGGCTGCCGTACTCAGTGGCCTGCATGGACGGCTCCCGCGGCGTCGGCAGAATCGGCATCAGCAGCACCGGCGACACCAGGGGCATCACTGACACCAGGGGCATCGGTCGTACCAGAGACATCGGTGGCACCGGCTGTCCCGACAGTACCGGCCGCGCCCGTGGCGCCCACCGCCCCGGTCCCCCGGCGGGACCCGGTCCGCGCCGTGATCCTGCGGGCCACCGGCTCCGTCCAGCGGGCGGCCAGCGGTCCCAGGACGACCAGGATCAGCACGTACGCCGTCGCCAGCGGTCCGATACGCGGTTCGACCCCTACGGCGAGACCGGCGATGACGATGGAGAACTCGCCGCGCGCGACCAGCGTGCCGCCCGCCCGCCAGCGCCCCTTCGCGGAGATGCCGGCCCGCCGCGCCGCCCAGTAGCCGGTGGCGATCTTCGTGAGGGTGGTGACGGAGGCCAGCGCGAGCGCCGGGAGGAGGACGGGCGGGATGGCCGACGGGTCGGTGTGCAGGCCGAAGAAGACGAAGAAGACGGCGGCGAACAGGTCCCGCAGCGGGGTGAGAAGGCTGCTGGCGCCCTCGGCGACCTCACCGGACAGCGCGATGCCGACCAGGAACGCGCCGACGGCCGCCGAGACCTGGAGGTGCTGGGCGATACCGGCGACGAGCAGGGTCAGGCCGAGGACGACGAGCAGCAGCATCTCGGCGTTGTCGGAGGAGACCGCGCGGCTGATCAGCCGGCCGTGACGCAGGGCGACGTAGAGGACGCCGCCGACCGTCCCCAGGGAGATCAGCAGGGTGACCGTGCCACCCGCCAGGCTCACCCCGGCGAGCAGGGCGGTGAGGATCGGCAGGTAGACGGCCATGGCGAGGTCTTCGAGGACCAGGATGCCGAGGACGACCGGGGTCTCGCGGTTGCCGAGTCTGCGCAGGTCGCCGAGGACCTTGGCGATCACGCCGGACGACGAGATCCAGGTGACTCCGGCGAGCGCGACGGCGGCGACCGGGCCCCAGCCGAGCAGCAGGGCCATGGCGGCGCCGGGGGCGGCATTGAGGACGAAGTCGACGGCGCCCGAGGGGTACTGCGTCTTGAGGTTGGTGACGAGTTCGGAGGCGCTGTACTCCAGGCCGAGCAGGAGCAGCAGCAGGACGACGCCGATCTCCGCGCCGGTGGACACGAACTCCTCGCTGGCGCTCAGCGGCAGGATGCCGCCCTGCCCGAAGGCGAGGCCGGCCAGCAGGTACAGGGGTATCGGGGAGAAACCCACCCGTCCGGCGAGGCGTCCCAGCAGGCCCAGGACGAGGATGATGGCGCCGAGTTCGATGAGCATGGCTGTGGTGTCGTGCACGGGCGTCTGTCCTCCGTGTCGATTCGGTGGCGGCGTCTGTGCCGTTGCGGGTGCCGGCGGCGCGCTGTTCGGCGCGGATGGGTCGTCCGTCCCCTACGGGACCCGGGCGGGGCCTTGGGGGTGCGGTGGGGTTCGGGTCAGGGCTCCCGTACGGGTCGTACGGTCGCGGGTGCGGGTCGTACGGGCCGGGTGTACGGGGGTGGTGTGCGGGCCGGGTGTACGGGTCGGTCGTACGGGTGGCGTACGGTCGTCGGTCGCGTGCGGTCGTCGGTCGCGTGCGGGGTGTGGTGGCTGTGGGGTGTGCGCCGGTGCGTCGGGCCGGTGGCCCCCGTCAGAGGTGCTGCGGGGCTACGGCGTGCTGGTGCGGCGGGTGAAGGGTGAAGTGCGGCGCGGGGGCGGCGGGGCCTGCCGGCGCGCCGGGCGGTGACTCAGACCGCGGCGTCGGTATCAGGAACGCGGTCGCGAGCGGCGTTGTCGACGCGCACGCGGATGACTCGACCCATGTCACGCCCCCTCTGCTCGCGTCGGTGCCGGTTACACGACCGAACACCCCGCCGGAGCGGGCACGCGCCCGGGCGGAGTGTAAGTGTTTGGTAAAGGAGTCTACCTCATACCGGCAACCGAAGATCACCTGAACCGGCGGAGCAAGGGTTTACGCAGGTCAGGGCAGGTCAGCGCCGATACGGCCGACGGCGTCCGCGCGGCCGGTGCGGATCGAAGAGCTGGCCCGCCATCCCGGCGAGCACCAGCCCGGTGGCGATCAGCAGCCCGTCGGGGATCACCACCCCGGTGATCAGTACGGCGAGGGCGACGGCCAGCGCCCACCAGGCGCCGGTGCGCCGGTACTCGCGGGGGCGGGAGGGGCGGCCCGTGCTCATGGCCCGGGCGAACCGGGGATCGTCGCGCTCGAACCGTGCCGCGAGGGCGATCAGCCTCTCGTCGTCGAACTGGGCGGCCATGGCTTCTCCTTCCCGGGACGGGACGCGGCACGGCGCGACGCGGTTCCACCACCGGTCACGGACCGCCGTACGGCGGCGGGTGGGCCGGGGACGCGGATGCGCGTGGAGCCGAACGTGAGGACGAGCATGAGGGGACGAGCGTCGAGAGGGTGAGCGTGACGAGGCGGGCGGTGCGGGGCCGGTGGTGCGGGCGGACGGCGCGGGGCCGTCGGTACCGGCCGGTGAGGTGGGACGCGGGCGGACGGGTGCGGCGGGGTGGTCCTCCGGGACGCCGGCACGGGGCCGTTTCTCCGGTGGGGGCCCCGGCACGGGAGACGTGGTGCGGCTGTCTCGACCGACTTCAGCCTTTCGCCCTTCGGCGTCTCCCGCCATCAGGCTCACCCTGCATTCTTCCTGGGGCCCGACCCCTACAAACGCCCGTGCGCGTCCCCCATGTCAGGGGTGGGAGCAGGGTCTCCGCCCGCTGGTCCTCGAAGTCGGGCAAGTGAGCGTAACCATGTATGAGTGAGTGTCGTTGCCAGAGCGTGAATCTGACGGAATGGGCGAAGACGCAGGGCGTGCATCCGCAGACCGCCTATCGCTGGTTCCGTGACGGGACCTTGCCGGTACCGGCTCAGCGGGTCGGGCCGCGCACGATCCTGGTGAACATCAACGCGAACACGACGCCCGAGGCCATCGGGGGTCTGGGTCTGTATGCCCGCGTTTCCTCGCACGACCAGAAGACCGATCTGGAACGCCAGGTCGCCCGGCTGTCGGCGTGGGCGGCGAAGGCCGGTCACCGGGTCGTTCGGGTCGAGGCGGAGATCGCTTCCGGGATGAACGGCTGCCGTTCAAAGGCTCGACGTCTGCTGGCCGACCCGAACGTCATCACCGTGGTGGTGGAGCACAAGGACCGGCTCGGCCGGACGAACGTCGAGCTTGTCGAGGCCACCTTGTCCGCCGCGGGCCGTCGCCTGCTGGTCCTGGACGACGGCGAGGCCGAAGACGATCCGGTGCGGGACATGATGGAGGCAATGACGTCGTTCTGCGCCCGCCTGTACGGGCGCAGGTCGGCCAGGAACCGCGCCCGCAAAGCACTGGAAGCCGCCAAGCATGGCTGACCTCCGCCCGATCACCGCGCCGTTCGTCGCTCCCGGTCCGTTCGGTGTGGCGGTTCGTACCCGGCTGGGGGACCTCACGCCCGAGGACGAGAGGGTTCTGCGCACGGTGGGTGCGCACCTGGGCTCGCTCGCCTCGAGGGACCTCAAAGCGCGTTGCAGGGACGGCCTGGAGCACTCCGCCCCGTCATGGGCGGCCCGTAAGCGGGACCTGACGGCCGAGTCGTCGTCCCGGTGGGCCGGGTCGATCACGAAGGCCACGCATGATCAATGGGCACTCGCCCGGCGCGGCCAGGCCGCGCACATCCAGTCCCTCGAAGCCGGTGTCACGACGATCCGGCACCGGCTGTCGCTGCCGGTCGGGATGAAGGGCACCAAGCGGACGCCGGGCGGCTACCGCTGCGCGCACGAGTGGTTCCACAAAGCACGCCGCCTGCATGTGCTGGAGAACCGGCTCGATCAGGTTCGGGCCGACCGGGAAGCGGGCCGGGTGCAGGTCGTGCGGGGCGGCAGCCGTCTGCTGGGCACCCGTCACAACCTCGACAAGGCTCAGCTCACGGAGGCCGGGTGGCGTGAGCGGTGGGAAGCCGGGCGCCGGTTCCTCCGAGCGGACGGCGAGTCGGGGAAAAGGTTCGGCAACGAGACGATCCGCATCACGCCCGAGGGCGAAGTGTCGATCAGGCTCCCGGCCCCGCTCGCCGATCTGTGCAACGCCAGGCACGGCCGGTACGTACTCGCTGCGAAGGTGCGCTTCCCGCACCGGGGGCAGGAGTGGGCCGACCGTGTGGAGGCGAACCGGGCCGTGGCCTACCGCATCCACTACGACACAGGGCGCGGACGCTGGTACGTGGACGCCTCCTGGCAGATCCCTCCCGCCTGGACCATCCCGCTCGAAGCCGCCCTCGTCGAGGGTGTGATCGGCGTGGACACCAACGCCGATCACCTCGCCGCCTGGCGCCTCGACACACACGGCAACCCGATGGGCCGACCACGCCGGTTCTCCTACGACCTGTCGGGCAACGCCCAGCACCGCGACGCCCAGGTCCGGCACGCCCTCACGCGCCTGCTGAACTGGGCCAAGACCTGCGGCGTCCAGGCCATCGCGGTCGAAGACCTCGACTTCCAAGCCGACAAGACAAGAGAGAAACACGGACGCAAACGCCGATTCCGGCACCTCGTCTCCGGCATGCCGACCAGCAGGCTCCGCGCCCGGCTGGCCTCCATGGCCGACGCCACAGGTATCGCGATCATCGCCGTGGACCCGGCCTACACCAGCAAGTGGGGCGCCCAGCACTGGCAACAGCCGCTGACCGGCCCCACCCGCACCACCACCCGGCACGATGCGGCGAGCATCGCGATCGGACGACGCGCCCAAGGACACCCGATCCGGCGACGGACGACACCGCCCCGTGCACACCAGAGCGATATGCACGGGCATCGGACCGTCCAGGCCGACCGGCGTGCCCCTGGGCATGAGGAACCCCGCCCCCGCATCCCCGGACCACGGACACGATCCGTGCCGCCGAACGCGGCGAGCACGCGGGCGACCAGGACATCCAAGACCGTTGGGGATGCCCGCGGTGACCAGGCATGGGTCCAGGACTCACTCCTGCGCACTGATTAGGAACGGTTACATGGGTGCTGTCACCTACATGGGTGCTGTCACGGATGGCAGCCGTCCGCCTCACCGACCAGGCTGAATCGTGGAGGCCCGGCGGGTGCGGAGGGCCATGTCGAGGAGGCGATGCGCGGTGCCCCTGTTCTGGCGGATCTTCTTGCTGAACGCCGTCGTGCTGGTGACGGCCGCCGCGCTGCTGCTGGGACCGGTCACCGTCTCCACGCCCGTCCTGCTCACCGAGGCCGCGGTCCTCACCGGCGGTCTCGCCGCGATGCTGGTGGCCAACGCGCTGCTGCTGCGGGTCGGGCTCGGTCCGCTCCAGCGCCTCGCCCGCGCCATGCGCACCACCGATCTGCTCCGCCCGGGGCGGCGTCTCACGGTCCACGGGCACGGCGAGATCGCCGAGCTGATCGCGGCGTTCAACGCCATGCTCGACCGGCTGGAGGACGAGCGCGCCACCAGCAGCGCCCGCGCGCTCTCCGCCCAGGAGGCCGAGCGCCACCGGATCGCCCAGGAGCTGCACGACGAGGTGGGCCAGACCCTCACCGCCGTCCTCCTCGAACTCAAGCGGGTCGCCGACCACGGGCCGCCGGAGATGCGCGCCGAACTGCACCAGGTGCAGGAGACCACCCGGGGCAGCCTGGACGAGATCCGCCGTATCGCGCGCCGGCTGAGACCCGGCGTCCTGGACGAGCTGGGCCTGGCCAAGGCCCTCAAGGCGCTCGCCACCGAGTTCACCAAGCCGGGCCTTTCGGTACGGCACCGGCTCGACCCCGATCTGCCGCCGCTCGGCCGCGACGCCGAACTCGTGCTGTACCGGGTGGCGCAGGAGGGCCTCACCAACACCGCCCGGCACTCGGGCGCCCAGCACGCCGAACTCGCCCTGCACCGCACCCCGTCCGGCGTCGGGCTGATCGTCCGGGACGACGGCAAGGGCATCGGCGACGCGCCCGAGGGCGCCGGTATCCGGGGCATGCGGGAACGTGCCCTGCTGATCGGCGCCGACCTCACGGTGGGACCCGGCCCGGCCGGGGGCACGACGGTGTCCCTGGCCGTCCCGGTCCCCACCCACCCGAGAGCCACCGCCGCCGCTCCCGACACCGCCCCGGACTCCCCCGCCGAACCCGACGTCCCCCGCTCAGCCGTCCTCGACCCAGCCGCCCCCGACCCCGACCGGACGCCCTGACCTCATGACCGACCAGTCCAAGAACCAGCCCAGGAACCAGCCCAAGGGCCAGGCCGAGCAGCCGCCCACCCGCATCCTCCTCGCCGACGACCACGCGCTCGTGCGGCGCGGGGTGCGGCTCATCCTGGACGGGGAGTCCGATCTCGTCGTCGTCGCCGAGGCCGACGACGGGGCGGAGGCCGTCGCGCAGGCCCGCGCCCTCCGCCCCGATCTGGCGATCCTCGACATCGCCATGCCCCGGCTGACCGGCCTCCAGGCCGCCCGGGAACTCTCGCGCGTCCTGCCCGACCTGCGCATCCTCATCCTGACCATGTACGACAACGAGCAGTACTTCTTCGAGGCGCTCAGCGCCGGCGCCTCCGGGTACGTGCTGAAGTCGGTCGCCGACCGCGATCTGGTCGAGGCGTGCCGGGCGACGATGCGCGGGGAGCCGTTCCTGTACCCCGGCGCGGTCAGCGCCCTGGTCCGCAACTACCTCGACCGCGTCCGGGAGGGCCGGGCGCTGCCGCCGCGGGCCATCACCGAACGGGAGGAGGAGATCCTCAAGCTGGTCGCCGAGGGGCACACCTCGCAGGACATCGCGGATCTGCTGGTCATCAGCCCCAAGACGGTCGAGCGGCATCGCGCCAACCTGTTGCAGAAGCTGGGGATGAAGGACCGTCTGGAACTCACCCGGTACGCGATCCGGGTGGGTCTCATCGAGCCGTGAGCGGGTCGTCGTCCGGCACGGTGACCGGCTCCCGCTCCGGCGCGGGCCTGCGCTCCAGCGACAGCCCGCGCTCCGGCGAAGGCTCCCGATCCGGCTCCCGGAGCGAAGGCTGCCGCTCCGCCTCCGGCCCGCCCGCCGACGGCCTCACGTCCTCGACGCCGCCCTCGGCACCCCTCGCGTGCTCAGCGTCCCCGGCCGCGTCCCCGGCCACGTCTGCGGCCGCCTCCACAGCGGCGTCCGTCGGCTTCCGTCCCGCCCCCATCGCCCTCAGCACCCATGCCAGCAGATGCGCCCGCTGCGCGACGACCGGGCCCAGCACGGCGAGGACCAGGACGTATCCGGCGATGAACGGCCCGAGCCTGCGGTCGAGACCGGCGCTGGCGGCCATCGCGGCCAGGATCAGCGCGAACTCGCCGCGGGCGACCAGCGTGGTGGCGATGTCGGCGGCGTGCGTCGGGCCGTAGTGGTACAGCCGGGCGACGAGCAGGCCGGCGATCACGTTCATGACGATGGTCAGGCCGGCGGCCGCGGCGACCGGGCCGGCGACCGCGGCGACGACACCGGGGTCGATGGCGAGCCCGAAGGCGAAGAAGAAGATCGCGGCGAAGGCGTCCCGCAGAGGATGGACCAGTTTGCGGATCCGGGGGCCGGACGGGGTCCCGGCGAGGATCAGGCCGACCATGAAGGCGCCGATGGCGTCGGCGACCCCGAGGAGTTCGGAGACCCCGGCGACGAGGACGGCCGCGCCGAGGAAGCTGATCACGAGCAGCTCGTTGTCGCGGACCTGGATGAGACGGCCGATCAGCCGGATGCCGTAGCGGGCGGCGGCGGCCAGCACCAGCAGGAACCCGAACGCTT encodes:
- a CDS encoding PucR family transcriptional regulator; the protein is MQATEYGSRPVFAPGAAAAFPAPEPAAQEPREAETPEAAGADEGLPYAPFLDGFQQIVADAATTGRRLTRDELESRRALGARAAEAGHGWRGLVRAHLVVGREGRPRAADPDSVLAVVEQAMDAFADGYERAQRLVIRKEEAARREFIDDLLHGRGDSGALAARSERFGFRLSRAHAVAVAEGPEKYDETDPVPRQVASELFARFENRRILFTTKDGRMVCVAPSDQDDVLTHFAKHAYAAVGDRAQAAIGRPRPGTLGIGHSYEEALNALDVAQRMGFDEPLLRAADMLVFPVLARDRQALVDLVHNVLGPLEGARGGAVPWLETLGAYFDTGCVAAAAARRLSLSVRALTYRLDRVHALTGADPTDPAQRYMIHTAVIGARLLDWPARPLRPV
- a CDS encoding phospholipase D-like domain-containing protein — translated: MPGTAAAAVAAVLTLVATLVLAGAAPAAALTKPVVGGPVFNDPLGTPAQQKAVFTQLVQLIDATPAGAQIRGAVLEFNDQEVANALLAAHRRGVDVRLVVDDSTYVNGDGVEYPNAPYQALKAGLGTNDSARSWIVVCDDRFEDADGVDDVQRGCLAVAPPQPAYNHNKFFVFSRIGPFDDGTSYSKVVFQTSSNLSHWYKVESFNDAVTFADNAVYDGYVTYHERLRVGRTLVRGNNNAYFSTPTGSPYRAFFFPRADRSYYNPATDTVVNALDEVRCAYTGTDGLRHQTDIRIVMHSFFGSRVQVAQKLAQLRARGCWIDIVYAESDSAITTRLTAAGIQHRRCRIPNGPGIDVRPHNKEMLIDGDYNGDLTPRVYTGSANFIGSSLRSADEALVRIADATYHARYLSTFYKIRTACGG
- a CDS encoding DUF3040 domain-containing protein, producing MAAQFDDERLIALAARFERDDPRFARAMSTGRPSRPREYRRTGAWWALAVALAVLITGVVIPDGLLIATGLVLAGMAGQLFDPHRPRGRRRPYRR
- a CDS encoding IS607 family transposase gives rise to the protein MNLTEWAKTQGVHPQTAYRWFRDGTLPVPAQRVGPRTILVNINANTTPEAIGGLGLYARVSSHDQKTDLERQVARLSAWAAKAGHRVVRVEAEIASGMNGCRSKARRLLADPNVITVVVEHKDRLGRTNVELVEATLSAAGRRLLVLDDGEAEDDPVRDMMEAMTSFCARLYGRRSARNRARKALEAAKHG
- a CDS encoding cation:proton antiporter; translated protein: MHDTTAMLIELGAIILVLGLLGRLAGRVGFSPIPLYLLAGLAFGQGGILPLSASEEFVSTGAEIGVVLLLLLLGLEYSASELVTNLKTQYPSGAVDFVLNAAPGAAMALLLGWGPVAAVALAGVTWISSSGVIAKVLGDLRRLGNRETPVVLGILVLEDLAMAVYLPILTALLAGVSLAGGTVTLLISLGTVGGVLYVALRHGRLISRAVSSDNAEMLLLVVLGLTLLVAGIAQHLQVSAAVGAFLVGIALSGEVAEGASSLLTPLRDLFAAVFFVFFGLHTDPSAIPPVLLPALALASVTTLTKIATGYWAARRAGISAKGRWRAGGTLVARGEFSIVIAGLAVGVEPRIGPLATAYVLILVVLGPLAARWTEPVARRITARTGSRRGTGAVGATGAAGTVGTAGATDVSGTTDAPGVSDAPGVAGAADADSADAAGAVHAGH
- a CDS encoding cation:proton antiporter regulatory subunit — encoded protein: MSSTPLPGIGVRYDLTTREQRRVSVVAHRDGARTFNAYQEDDPDACALSVRLTANEAGALIDAMMPTHHSPNLLYTTELGLVAERIELPSVSYWNGRLLGDTHMRTETGVSIVAVLRRAEAVPSPKPDFRLVGGDILIVIGTREGVDAAAAILERE
- a CDS encoding dolichyl-phosphate-mannose--protein mannosyltransferase, which encodes MRERLVPGYSGGSGVAGWVGPLVVAVVAGVLRFWELGRPRGLVFDETYYAKDAWALLRLGYEGSWPDRKTADPGILADPQVVPLSDAGAFVAHPPAGKWVIAVGEWGFGLDPFGWRFMTALLGTLSVLMLCRIGRRLFRSTVLGCLAGALMAVDGLHLVMSRTALLDLVVMFFVLAAFGCLLLDRDGARARLADALPEDGDGDGHVRPDPDVGGRATAGWRPWRIAAGCLLGLAAATKWNGLYFLAFFVVLTLLWDVGARRVAGARRPYRAVLRRDAGPALLSLVPVAVVTYLVTWTGWFLSDDGYGRHWADGRGGPWSWIPAPLRSLWHYEALVYRFNVGLHTPHKYESNPWSWLVLGRPVLFHYESSGGGRVQTVLALGTPLLWWTACAALGYLLYRWALRRDWRAGAVLCAVGAGYLPWFLYQDRTVFSFYAVVFVPYLCLAVAMLLGALLGPPGAGRPRRVRGAVAAGVLVLLIVWNFVYFYPLYTGQSIPYDGWRARMWLDTWV